Proteins encoded together in one Desulfomicrobium apsheronum window:
- a CDS encoding Na+/H+ antiporter subunit C, whose amino-acid sequence MEALAALIIAVLVGCGTYLTLRARTFSVVLGLSLMSYAVNLFLFFSGRLTTGAPPLATSIGATADPLPQALVLTAIVIGFGMTAFVVILALRALGELGTDQVDGEDEKP is encoded by the coding sequence ATGGAAGCCCTCGCCGCCCTGATCATCGCCGTACTCGTCGGCTGCGGAACATACCTGACGCTGCGCGCCCGGACCTTCTCCGTGGTTCTCGGGCTCTCGCTCATGTCCTACGCGGTCAACCTCTTCCTCTTCTTCAGCGGCCGCCTGACTACAGGCGCTCCGCCTCTGGCCACAAGCATCGGAGCCACGGCCGATCCCCTGCCCCAGGCGCTGGTCCTGACCGCCATCGTCATCGGCTTCGGCATGACCGCCTTCGTGGTCATCCTGGCCTTGCGCGCCCTTGGAGAGCTGGGCACCGACCAAGTCGACGGAGAGGACGAAAAACCATGA